A genomic region of Sarcophilus harrisii chromosome 6, mSarHar1.11, whole genome shotgun sequence contains the following coding sequences:
- the TMEM86A gene encoding lysoplasmalogenase-like protein TMEM86A has product MVSPVTVVKSEGPKLVPFFKATCIYFVLWLPTSNPSWFSALIKCLPIFCLWLFLLAHGLGFLLAHPSATRIFSGLVFSAVGDAFLIWQDQGYFVHGLLMFAVTHILYASAFGMKPLALQRGLVMAVLSGLCYALLYPCLSGPYIYLVGIYEALISFMGWRAVAGLQLAGAHWRWTELAAGSGALFFIISDLTIAINKFCFPVPYSRAIIMATYYAAQMLIALSVVESRDLGGDLGLSKVD; this is encoded by the exons ATGGTGTCCCCGGTCACTGTG GTAAAGAGTGAAGGGCCTAAGCTGGTCCCTTTCTTCAAGGCCACTTGCATCTACTTTGTGCTGTGGCTGCCAACTTCCAACCCTTCCTGGTTCAGTGCGCTCATCAAATGCCTGCCCATCTTCTGCCTCTGGCTGTTCCTGCTGGCACACGGACTTGGCTTCCTGCTTGCCCACCCCAGCGCCACCCGAATCTTCTCAGGGCTCGTCTTCTCTGCAGTGGGTGATGCCTTTCTCATCTGGCAGGACCAGGGATACTTCGTGCATG gaCTGCTGATGTTCGCAGTGACCCACATACTGTATGCCTCAGCCTTTGGCATGAAGCCCCTAGCCCTCCAGAGAGGCCTAGTGATGGCAGTGCTTTCTGGACTCTGCTACGCCCTCCTCTACCCCTGCCTGTCGGGCCCTTACATCTACCTGGTGGGAATCTATGAGGCACTCATCAGTTTCATGGGCTGGAGGGCCGTGGCGGGCCTGCAACTGGCTGGGGCACACTGGCGCTGGACAGAACTGGCTGCGGGCAGCGGAGCCCTTTTCTTCATCATCTCCGACTTGACTATTGCCATCAACAAGTTCTGCTTCCCTGTCCCCTACTCTCGAGCCATCATCATGGCCACCTATTATGCTGCACAGATGCTCATTGCGCTCTCTGTTGTAGAGAGCCGAGACCTGGGTGGGGACTTGGGATTGAGCAAGGTGGACTGA